The DNA sequence TTTTGCAAGGAAATTCTTGCAAAACTTCCCATGGAGTTTGCCGTAGAGGCGCAAAAACTGCTGGACATCGAGCTTGAAGGATCGGTAGGATAAGCAATGCCTGCGCGGTGATTCTTCCTGCATGACGCCCGCCCCCTTTCATACATAAGATGCGCGAAACGCGGAAATCATTCAAACATGGCAATTCTTCAAATCAATAATCTGCATGCCCGAATCGAGGAGCAGAACATCCTCAAGGGGGTCGATCTGACGGTCGCCGCAGGCGAAGTGCATGCAATCATGGGGCCGAACGGGTCGGGAAAAAGTACGCTCGCGTCTGTGCTTGCCGGACGAGAAGAATTCGAGGTGACGGACGGGAACGTCCTGTACCAGGGGCAAGACCTGCTGGAGATGGAGCCTGACGAACGCGCCCTCGAGGGGGTTTTTCTGGCCTTTCAATATCCGGTCGAATTGCCGGGGGTCAGCATGAATAACTTCCTGCGGCAGGCGCTCAACCAGCAGCGGGAATACCGTGGGGAAGAACCGCTTTCGGCAGGCGCGTTCCTGAAGCAAATGAAAGAATGCGCCGCCCTCGTAGACCTGGACCCGCAACTCATGAGCCGTTCAGTAAACGACGGTTTTTCGGGTGGGGAGAAAAAACGAAACGAGATTTTCCAACTCGCCATGCTCGCACCGCGTCTCGCGATCATGGATGAAACGGATTCGGGACTGGATATCGATGCATTGCGGACCGTTGCGGACGGCGTCAATGCGCTCCGGCGCAGCGACCGGTCCTTTGTCGTCATTACCCATTACCAGCGGCTTCTCAATTACATCATTCCCGATGCGGTTCATGTGATGGTGGATGGCCGAATCGTCCGGTCCGGAGGCAAGGAGCTCGCCCTTGATCTGGAGGAAAAAGGGTACGACTGGATTCGGGAAGAAACCGTGGCGGTATAGCTCCGGCAACCGATCGTACACATTTTGACAGGTTGCTACTATGTCGAATTCCCGTAAAATCACATCCCTTGAAGCATCGTTCGTGGATGCATTCGAAGCATATGCAGGTCCTGCGCCGCCGGGAAATGCATCGGTGGCTGTAAACGGCCTGGCGCCCCTCAATGCCATGCAGGGGTTCCAGCGACGGGCTATTGAGCGCTTTCAGGAATTGGGCATTCCCTCCCGGAAGAACGAAGCCTGGAAGTATACGCACATTCCGGAGGTGCTTGCTCGCGGCTTTGCCGTATCTGCCGGAGATTCAACGCCCGATCCCGAGGCCGCTGAAACCGTGCAGTGCGCGCTCGCCGGGCTCGATGCACATATCGTCGTACTCGTCAATGGGCGTTTTGCTGGCGAACATGCCCTTATCGGCAACCTCCCGGAGGGTGTTGCGATCAGCGGACTGGGAACGGCTGCATCCACGCACCCGGATATCCTGCGCAGGCATTTCGGGCACTACGCGGCCTGGGAAGAGGAAAGCTTTACCGCGCTCAACACAGCGTTCGCGAGCGATGGACTTTTCATATATGTCCCCAAAGGAAAGATCATCGAAAAACCAATCCACGTAATCAATCTGCAGAAGACGAACGAGCGCCTGTTCCTGCAGCCCCGCCACCTGCTCGTATTCGAGGAAAACGCGCAAGCGAAGATTATCGACACCTCCTGCACCCTCACCAGCGAAGCAACCTTCACGAATGTCGTCACCGAGGCATTCGTCGGCGAGCGGGCCATGGTGGAAATGTATCTCGTGCAGGATCCGGGCAATGACAATGCCGTCGTTTCGACCACGCATGTCTACCAGGAAACGGCAAGTACCTTCACGGCAACGACCGTAACGCTTACCGGCGCCGTG is a window from the Bacteroidetes bacterium SB0662_bin_6 genome containing:
- the sufC gene encoding Fe-S cluster assembly ATPase SufC; protein product: MAILQINNLHARIEEQNILKGVDLTVAAGEVHAIMGPNGSGKSTLASVLAGREEFEVTDGNVLYQGQDLLEMEPDERALEGVFLAFQYPVELPGVSMNNFLRQALNQQREYRGEEPLSAGAFLKQMKECAALVDLDPQLMSRSVNDGFSGGEKKRNEIFQLAMLAPRLAIMDETDSGLDIDALRTVADGVNALRRSDRSFVVITHYQRLLNYIIPDAVHVMVDGRIVRSGGKELALDLEEKGYDWIREETVAV
- the sufD gene encoding Fe-S cluster assembly protein SufD; the protein is MSNSRKITSLEASFVDAFEAYAGPAPPGNASVAVNGLAPLNAMQGFQRRAIERFQELGIPSRKNEAWKYTHIPEVLARGFAVSAGDSTPDPEAAETVQCALAGLDAHIVVLVNGRFAGEHALIGNLPEGVAISGLGTAASTHPDILRRHFGHYAAWEEESFTALNTAFASDGLFIYVPKGKIIEKPIHVINLQKTNERLFLQPRHLLVFEENAQAKIIDTSCTLTSEATFTNVVTEAFVGERAMVEMYLVQDPGNDNAVVSTTHVYQETASTFTATTVTLTGAVVRNNLNVLPNAPHCETHLYGLFLPGGNTQVDNRTLVDHAQPDCVSNELYKGILNDRASGVFNGKVFVRQDAQRINAFQENKTIVLTNEATMNAKPELEIYADDVKCSHGATTGQLDPEALFYLRSRGMTKQQAQGLLLHAFAGDILDRISIEPLRRMLDQRVTRLFGE